A genomic stretch from Larimichthys crocea isolate SSNF chromosome XXII, L_crocea_2.0, whole genome shotgun sequence includes:
- the htr3a gene encoding 5-hydroxytryptamine receptor 3A, with product MKLSSAWTAFILLLIQGASRACTVKKLGSSTGRFANATLVRLSEFLSAGYKKGVRPVKDWRTSTIVAIDLMVYSILNVDEKNQVLTTYVWYRQAWTDEFLVWDPEDFDEVKQVSIPTANVWVPDILINEFVDVGKSPDIPYVYVTYDGLVRNYKPIQVVTACTLNIYNFPFDVQKCSLTFQSWLHTVDDINITLMRSPEELREDKRVFMNQGEWELLHILSKYSNFSVDNDDHYAEMKFHVVIRRRPLFYTVNLLLPSIFLMVMDVVGFYLPPDSGERVSFKITLLLGYSVFLIIVSDTLPATAIGTPLIGVYFVVCMALLVISLTETVLIVRLVHKQDLQTPVPHWVKYLVLERAPVLFCIHKKHRLCSRLSSQASDLEHYNYGTAQCTLHHTCEIGRRISQHDREGGLLGLGLPPSRDPTPPVMDNILQEVTAIRHFLEKRDRCREVAKEWLQVGYVLDVLLFRVYLVAIVAYSITLGTLWSVWQVA from the exons ATGAAACTCTCATCAGCCTggacagcttttattttgctaCTTATTCAAGGAGCATCAAGGGCCTGCACAG TGAAGAAACTGGGCAGCAGCACAGGAAGATTTGCCAATGCCACATTAGTGCGGCTATCTGAGTTTCTGAGCGCGGGTTATAAGAAGGGAGTGAGACCAGTGAAAGACTGGAGGACATCCACTATAGTGGCCATAGACCTCATGGTTTACTCCATCCTCAACGTG GATGAGAAGAACCAGGTTTTGACAACATATGTGTGGTACCGAcag GCGTGGACAGATGAATTCCTGGTGTGGGACCCAGAAGACTTTGATGAAGTCAAACAAGTTTCTATACCTACTGCTAATGTGTGGGTGCCCGACATCCTCATCAATGAGTT TGTAGATGTGGGGAAGTCTCCAGATATCCCTTACGTCTATGTGACATATGATGGCCTGGTGCGCAACTACAAGCCCATCCAGGTGGTCACAGCCTGCACTCTCAACATCTACAACTTCCCATTTGATGTCCAGAAGTGCAGTCTCACCTTCCAGAGTTGGCTACATACCG TTGATGACATTAACATCACCCTGATGCGAAGCCCTGAGGAGCTCAGGGAGGACAAGAGGGTCTTCATGAACCAAGGAGAGTGGGAGCTGCTTCATATACTGTCCAAATACAGTAACTTCAGCGTGGACAATGATGACCATTATGCTGAGATGAAGTTCCAT GTGGTGATCCGGCGGCGGCCATTGTTTTACACCGTGAACCTGCTGCTGCCCAGTATCTTCTTGATGGTGATGGACGTTGTGGGTTTCTATCTGCCACCAGACAGTGGAGAGAGGGTTTCCTTCAAGATCACTTTACTGCTGGGCTACTCTGTCTTCCTCATCATCGTATCTGACACTCTGCCTGCCACCGCCATAGGAACCCCGCTGATAG GTGTTTACTTCGTGGTTTGCATGGCTCTCCTGGTGATCAGCCTAACAGAAACCGTGCTGATTGTGCGTCTGGTGCACAAGCAGGACCTACAGACCCCTGTGCCCCACTGGGTGAAGTACTTGGTGTTGGAGAGAGCTCCGGTCCTCTTCTGCATTCACAAGAAGCACCGCCTTTGCTCCAGACTATCCTCTCAGGCTTCTGACCTGGAACACTACAATTATGGGACTG CCCAGTGCACCCTCCACCACACTTGTGAGATAGGCCGAAGGATCAGCCAACACGACAGAGAAGGCGGGCTGCTTGGACTGGGCCTGCCCCCCTCCAGGGACCCCACACCGCCTGTCATGGACAACATCCTGCAGGAAGTGACAGCGATACGCCACTTCCTGGAGAAGAGAGACAGGTGCCGGGAAGTTGCCAAGGAGTGGCTGCAGGTCGGCTACGTGCTGGATGTGCTGCTCTTTCGAGTTTACTTAGTGGCCATAGTGGCCTACAGCATCACACTGGGCACGCTGTGGTCAGTGTGGCAAGTGGCCTGA